A single genomic interval of Triticum dicoccoides isolate Atlit2015 ecotype Zavitan unplaced genomic scaffold, WEW_v2.0 scaffold13917, whole genome shotgun sequence harbors:
- the LOC119343745 gene encoding uncharacterized protein LOC119343745, translating into METPAGGSADRRVTGSGASAGAAASGLSRYGLNFSASSLLQAPLAALLEYSGVVPSGPVPQTVQQAVPSSSSSSEADGLLSAAAAGDGEVSIRIQGGPGDPDTASATATGASPQDSIEVAASSNFDPASVAGRGTGADAEASSGGSGGATVFERRRKTTSDLLLAYTIFERRRKIGGIERARERKLRSCGSFANDQSTDR; encoded by the coding sequence ATGGAGACACCGGCGGGAGGTTCCGCCGATCGCCGGGTAACCGGGTCTGGCGCCTCCGCCGGTGCTGCGGCTTCTGGCCTCAGCCGCTACGGTCTCAATTTCTCCGCCTCCAGCCTTCTCCAGGCTCCGCTCGCCGCGCTCCTCGAGTACTCAGGCGTTGTCCCCTCCGGGCCCGTCCCGCAGACGGTGCAGCAGGCGGTACCCTCCTCTTCATCGTCGTCTGAGGCTGACGGGCTACTTTCTGCCGCCGCTGCTGGGGATGGAGAGGTCTCGATTCGGATCCAGGGTGGCCCCGGCGACCCTGACACGGCGAGCGCGACGGCCACAGGTGCCTCGCCGCAGGACTCGATTGAGGTGGCCGCCTCCTCCAACTTTGACCCGGCCTCCGTGGCGGGAAGGGGAACCGGTGCTGATGCGGAGGCAAGCAGCGGTGGCAGTGGCGGTGCTACGGTTTTTGAGAGAAGAAGAAAAACCACTAGCGATTTACTATTGGCGTATACGATTTTTGAGAGAAGAAGAAAAATCGGTGGAATCGAGCGTGCTCGCGAGAGGAAGCTACGATCGTGCGGATCTTTCGCTAACGATCAGTCGACTGATCGTTAG